Proteins co-encoded in one uncultured Draconibacterium sp. genomic window:
- a CDS encoding histidine kinase has translation MRQHLLNKRNKIFGHILFWIASVVFLCFLFFIYSREFNFTSIAKSVVINTGFAIAVYLNLNILIPRFLIRKQYIYYIFWLVALISFSSLVVQFLIVYPLRQFLEVSVQLQTLSTETHSAFFFATLFYIGITTFLKLFKDWLSLQDLNYKLAKTEKGKLEAELKSLKGQLNPHFLFNSLNNIYSLSLINSEKVPDLILRLSDLMRHIIYESKDNFISLRKEVEFVDNFIALQQIRVAEDTTINYEKPQITSSSYIAPLLFEPFIDNAFKHGLPGTDNDYLNIAFSIDDEWLTFDLENNFAEPENFDKKHSGIGIANVKQRLKHLYHANEYQLDITQKDSTYSVHLRLKLKDHGS, from the coding sequence ATGCGACAACACCTTTTAAATAAGCGGAATAAGATTTTTGGGCACATTCTATTTTGGATAGCCAGTGTTGTTTTTTTGTGTTTTCTCTTTTTCATTTACAGTCGCGAATTTAATTTTACATCCATTGCAAAATCGGTGGTTATTAACACCGGCTTTGCAATAGCCGTATACCTTAACCTTAATATTCTTATCCCCCGGTTTCTTATCCGGAAACAATATATTTATTACATCTTTTGGCTGGTGGCTCTTATTTCATTCAGCAGTTTGGTTGTTCAGTTCCTCATTGTTTATCCTTTACGGCAATTCCTCGAAGTATCAGTGCAATTACAAACGTTAAGTACCGAAACCCACTCGGCCTTTTTCTTTGCCACGCTTTTTTATATCGGTATAACCACTTTCTTAAAGCTGTTTAAAGATTGGCTGTCATTACAGGATCTAAACTATAAACTGGCTAAAACCGAAAAAGGCAAACTTGAAGCCGAGTTAAAATCGTTAAAAGGACAGTTGAATCCACACTTTCTTTTTAATTCGCTTAACAACATCTACTCATTATCGCTTATTAACTCCGAAAAAGTGCCGGACCTTATTTTGCGTCTGTCGGACCTTATGCGGCATATTATTTACGAATCGAAGGATAACTTTATAAGCTTGAGGAAAGAGGTAGAGTTTGTCGATAATTTTATCGCTCTACAGCAAATCAGGGTTGCAGAAGATACCACTATTAATTACGAAAAACCGCAGATTACAAGTTCCTCTTATATTGCGCCTTTACTATTCGAACCTTTCATTGATAATGCTTTTAAACATGGCCTGCCCGGCACCGACAATGATTACCTAAACATTGCCTTCAGCATCGACGATGAATGGTTAACATTTGATCTTGAAAACAATTTTGCCGAACCAGAAAACTTCGATAAAAAACACTCAGGCATTGGAATCGCAAACGTAAAACAACGCCTTAAGCACCTATACCACGCTAACGAATATCAGCTCGATATAACTCAAAAAGATTCTACCTATTCAGTTCATTTAAGACTAAAACTTAAAGACCATGGCAGTTAA